Part of the Caballeronia sp. SL2Y3 genome is shown below.
GAACGGCGTGCTGGCGGTCATCGTCATTCAGTTTCTGACCGGCATGTCGAACATCGTGCTGCAATGGCCGCTGCCTATTGCCGTCGCCCATAACGGCGGGGCCGCGATCGTGCTGCTCCTGCTCGTCATGCTAAACTTTCGAATCTCTTCCAGCCGTCCCGGCCGCGCCGCGCTCCCCGCACGCGACGTCGTTTCAGCGTGATGGCGCCTTCCCATGGATAGCACGACACTCAATTCCCCTCTCGGCAGCCGCGTCTCGCAATACATTGCGCTGACGAAGCCGCGCGTCACGCAGCTCGCCGTCTTCTGCGCCGTCATCGGCATGTTTCTGTCGACGCCCGGCATGGTTCCGTGGACCAAGCTGCTCGGCGGCGGCATCGGCATCTGGCTGCTGGCGGGCGCGGCGTTCGCCATCAACTGCCTCGTCGAGCAGAAAGTGGATGCGAAGATGCGCCGCACCGCATGGCGTCCGTCGGCGCGTGGGCAAATTACGAGCGCGCAGATTCTGACGTTCTCGGCCGTGCTCGGCGGCATCGGCATGTGGACGCTGTACCGCTTCACCAATCCGCTGACGATGTGGCTCACGCTCGCGACTTTCGTTGGCTACGCGGTCATTTATACGCTGCTGCTCAAGCCGTACACGCCGCAGAACATCGTGATCGGCGGCGCGTCAGGCGCCATGCCGCCCGCGCTGGGGTGGGCGGCGGTCACGGGCGCAGTGCCTGGCGACGCGTGGATTCTCGTGCTCATCATCTTTGTCTGGACGCCGCCGCATTTCTGGGCGCTCGCGCTTTATCGCCGCAAAGACTACGAGAACGCCGGCCTGCCGATGCTGCCCGTCACGCATGGCGAAAAGTACACGCTGCTGAACATTTTTCTGTACACCATCGTGCTATTCGCGGTCACGTTGATGCCGTTCATTTCCGGCATGAGCGGCGTGGTGTATCTGGCGAGCGCGGTCGGACTCGGCGCGGTCTTTCTGGGCTACACGTGGAAGCTATACCGCGATTACTCGGACGCCCTTGCGCGCAAGACTTTTCGCTATTCCATCGTGTATTTGTCGCTGCTCTTCGGCGCGCTGCTCGTCGACCACTACGTTCGCACGGTGATCGGCGCATGAGGCAGATCGTTTGTCGGCTGTTCGCGCTGTTGGTCTGCGCGGTGGCGCTGTGCGCATGCGATAAGGCGCCCGACTTCAAGAACCTCGACATTACCGGCAACAAGCAATTCGGCAGCGACTTTTCGTTGCCCGATACGACCGGAAAGACGCGCACGCTCGCTGACTTCAAAGGCAAGGCGGTCGTGCTGTTCTTCGGCTACACGCATTGCCCGGACGTCTGCCCGACGACGCTCGCGGAGCTGTCGCAAGCCATGCAACAGCTCGGCGACAAGGCGAAGGACGTGCAAGTGCTGATGGTCACCGTCGATCCCGCGCGCGATACGCCCAGCCTGCTCGGCCAGTACGTGACCGCGTTCAACCCGGCGTACATTGGCTTGCGCCCGGCCAATGACGCTGAGTTGCAGAAAGTCGCGAAGGACTTCCGCGTCTACTACGCGAGGGCGGCGGGCAAGACGCCCGGCGACTACACGATGGATCACACCGCCGCGAGCTACGTGTTCGACAAAGACGGCAAGCTGCGGCTTTTCGCCCGCGACGGACAAGGCGTCGAACCCTGGGTCCACGATCTGAAGTTGCTGATCGACTGATCGGCGGGTTCAGAAAGCGGCCTGCGGGCCGCTTTTGCGTTCTGCGTTACGCCTTCGACGGCTGCGGCAGTTTCCATCCCGGCGCCAGACGCGTCGCCTTGAATTCCATGATCTCGTAATGCGCGAGTTGCTGCCGGGCGAACGGATCTTCCGCGATGATCTCGTCGAGCCACGCCCGGTCGATGCCCGACGCGATGATCACGCCGCCGTCGCGGGGAACCTTCGGCCCCGCCATCACGAATACGCCCGCCGCGAAGTAGCGTTCGAGGAAGAGGCGGTGTTCTTCAAGCGCATCGTCGATTTCGGCGAGCGCGCCGGTGTATCGCAGGTTGATCACATACATGTTTATCGCCGTCCGAAAGTGGGTCCCAGGCCCGATTCTAAGCGGACAGTGCGCCGGATATTCACATGAGGAAACTGTATTTCCGCTCGCATCAACGCTGTGCGAACATTCGGCACGCCGGCCCGCCGCTCGCGCCGGAGCCGGCATAAGTTATCCCGCAGTCATTTGCATTTGAAACAGGAAGACCATGCAGCGCAGAAATATGCTCAAAGCCCTGGCGGCCGTCGTGGTGTCGGCCGCGTTCGTCGCGAGTTTCTCGGCACACGCCGACGACAAGATCATCAAGGTCGGCACCATCAGCGGCCCTGACGCTCAAATTTGGCAAGTCGTACAGAAGGTCGCCAAGCGCGAGGGCCTCAACGTGAAGGTGGTCGAGTTCAACGACTACGTTCAGCCGAACGCCGCGCTCGACGCCGGCGATCTCGATGCGAACAGCTTCCAGCATCAGCCGTATCTGGACAGCCAGATCAAGCAGCGCGGCTACAAAATTGTGAGCGCGGGACTCACCTACATCTCGCCGCTCGGCGTCTACTCCAAGAAGCTGAAGTCGCTGAAGGACTTGCCGCAAGGCGCGAAGGTCGCGGTGCCGAACGATCCGTCGAACGAGAATCGCGCGCTGTTGCTTCTGCAAACGCAAGGCGTCATCAAGCTGAAGGCGGGCGCGGGCGCGAACGGCAACAACGCGACGGCCCTCGACGTCGCGGAGAATCCGAAGAAGATCAAGCTCGTCGAACTCGACGCCGCGCAATTGCCGCGCACGCTCGCCGATGTCGACGCCGCCGCCATCAACACGAACTTCGCGCTGGCTGCGGGCCTGCAGCCGACCAAAGATGCGATCGCGCTGG
Proteins encoded:
- the cyoE gene encoding heme o synthase — protein: MDSTTLNSPLGSRVSQYIALTKPRVTQLAVFCAVIGMFLSTPGMVPWTKLLGGGIGIWLLAGAAFAINCLVEQKVDAKMRRTAWRPSARGQITSAQILTFSAVLGGIGMWTLYRFTNPLTMWLTLATFVGYAVIYTLLLKPYTPQNIVIGGASGAMPPALGWAAVTGAVPGDAWILVLIIFVWTPPHFWALALYRRKDYENAGLPMLPVTHGEKYTLLNIFLYTIVLFAVTLMPFISGMSGVVYLASAVGLGAVFLGYTWKLYRDYSDALARKTFRYSIVYLSLLFGALLVDHYVRTVIGA
- a CDS encoding SCO family protein encodes the protein MRQIVCRLFALLVCAVALCACDKAPDFKNLDITGNKQFGSDFSLPDTTGKTRTLADFKGKAVVLFFGYTHCPDVCPTTLAELSQAMQQLGDKAKDVQVLMVTVDPARDTPSLLGQYVTAFNPAYIGLRPANDAELQKVAKDFRVYYARAAGKTPGDYTMDHTAASYVFDKDGKLRLFARDGQGVEPWVHDLKLLID
- a CDS encoding YciI family protein, coding for MYVINLRYTGALAEIDDALEEHRLFLERYFAAGVFVMAGPKVPRDGGVIIASGIDRAWLDEIIAEDPFARQQLAHYEIMEFKATRLAPGWKLPQPSKA
- a CDS encoding MetQ/NlpA family ABC transporter substrate-binding protein; the encoded protein is MQRRNMLKALAAVVVSAAFVASFSAHADDKIIKVGTISGPDAQIWQVVQKVAKREGLNVKVVEFNDYVQPNAALDAGDLDANSFQHQPYLDSQIKQRGYKIVSAGLTYISPLGVYSKKLKSLKDLPQGAKVAVPNDPSNENRALLLLQTQGVIKLKAGAGANGNNATALDVAENPKKIKLVELDAAQLPRTLADVDAAAINTNFALAAGLQPTKDAIALEDVHSPYANLIAVRTKDKDQPWVKKLVAAYQSDDVRQFLKSEFKGSVVPSF